The following is a genomic window from Deltaproteobacteria bacterium.
TTGCCCCAGAGCATGATACCTGTTTTTATAAAACTTGCGGGCATATCGCATGATAAAAAAGTGCATCAGATTACTCAAAAGGAGCGGACAGAGATAATCAATCTTTTAAAGGACATGAGATTTGCCATAACAAGGCATAGACCATTAGATGAGGCGATTGTTACAGCAGGCGGCGTATCAATAAAAGAGATAGACCCAAAGACAATGGAGTCAAAGATAATTAAAAACCTCTTTATCTGCGGAGAGGTTGTGGATGTGGATGCAAAGACAGGCGGATACAATCTTCAGGCTGCGTTTTCAACAGGATGGGCTGCTGGCGCAGCCGCTGCGATATGCAAAATATAAAAGACCTCACCTTAACAGAGATTGAACAATGCCTAACCTCCCTTGGAGAAAAATCTTATAAGGCATTACAGGTTTTTGTATGGGTGTTCAATAGAGGCGTCAGTTCTTTTGGCGATATGACAGACCTGTCAAAGGAATTAAGAGGAAAACTCAAAGAAAATTTCTACATAAACCAGCCAAAGGTTTTTGCGTCAGAAAAATCTAAAGACGGGACAATAAAACTCCTCATTGAATTGGAAGATAAAAATTTCATTGAATGTGTCCTGATACCTGAAGAAGACAGGCTTACACTCTGCATTTCCAGTCAGGCGGGATGCTCTTTGGATTGCGGTTTTTGCATGACAGGCAAAGGCGGGTTCATAAGAAATCTTAAATCGTCTGAGATGGTTGACCAGGTCTTTGCGGCACAGGGTATTGTTTCTGTTGATCAGAGAATTACTAATCTTGTGCTTATGGGCATGGGAGAGCCGCTCTTAAACTATGATGAAGTTTTAAAATTTCTGAATATAGCTACTCATCAGAAAGGCCTCGGCTTTGCGCCAAGAAGGGTAACAGTTTCAACCTCTGGTATTGTCCCAATGATAGAAAGACTCGGCAAAGAAACAAAGGTAAACCTTGCAATATCCATTAATGCAACAACGGATGAGGTGAGAAGCCGTTTAATGCCGATAAATAAAAAATATCCGTTAAAAGCCCTGCTCGATACCTGTAAAAAATATCCTGCGGCAAGAAACAGGCACATAACCGTTGAATATGTATTGATAGAGGGCGTTAACGACTCAATGGAAGACGCAAAAAGGCTTGTACGGCTATTAAAGGGTATAAGATGCAAGATAAATCTTATACCCTTTAACCCATTTGCCGGCGCAGAGTTTAAAAGACCGTCTGATAAGGCAATATCAATCTTTCATAAGATTCTTCTGGATAATAATTATACCTCTATTGTAAGGGCAAGCAAGGGACAGGATATAAGCGCGGCATGCGGCCAGTTGAATGGAAAGTTGAAGGAAAAGATTTGAATCTTCCCTTGACATTGTTGCAATGTTTAGCAATAATGCAACTATGAAACAGCTTTTTTCTCTCCATGCAGAAGTCTGCAAAACGCTGGCAAATCCCAAAAGGCTGGAGATTATCTATGCCTTGAAAGACGGCGAACTCTCGGTCGGCGAGCTTGTCAAAAGACTCGGTATCCCCAAGGCAAATGTATCGCAGCACCTTGCCATCCTTAGACAGCGAAGGGTTGTGGCCTCCAGAAGGGAAGGGGTAAATATATACTGCCGTATATCTAATCCCAAGATAGTTAAGGCATGCGGCCTTATGCGGGAGTTTCTGATGGAGCAACTCAACGAAGCTGGAAAGATGGTAAAAATGGCAAGGGGAGTATAATAGGAGGGTGCGATGGAAGATGTCATCAGAAACATTTTGCAAAGGGCAAAGAGGATTGCCGTGGTCGGCCTTTCACCGAAAAAGGACAGGCCGAGTTACCGGGTTGCAGAATATCTCATGGCCAACGGCTACGAAATCATACCGGTCAATCCCAATTGCGCGGAGGTCTTCGGTAAAAAATGTTACCGGAGTCTTACGGATGTGCCGGGAGATGTGGATGTAGTGGATATATTTAGAAAGCCGGAGGAAGTGCCTCCTGTTGTTGACGACGCCATAAGTATTAGGGCAGGTGTAGTCTGGATGCAAGAAGGGATTGTCAATGAAGAGGCTGCAAGAAAGGCAAAAAATGCGGGATTGGATGTGGTCATGGACAGGTGCATGTTGAAAGAACACAGGAGACTTTTAAAGGGAGGTTAAGGGTTGTAAAGAAATGGTTAAAAACTGAAAGGGGCAAGTATAATGTCACAGATTGATGTCAATCAGATAATTGAGACACAACGGCAGGATTGGAATCGTGTTGCGCAGGCATGGGAAAAATGGGATCAGCTTCTGGAGCGAAACCTGGCATTTGTAAATTATCGGTTGATTGGAGATGCGCGGCTTCGCTTTGGCCACCATGTTATGGATATTGGCTGTGGAACAGGGTACCCTGCGCTTTTGGCAGCGCAGGCAGTAGGAAGCGCAGGAAGGGTCACGGGGATAGATTTAGCCGGGGAGATGCTGGAGGTTGCCAGACGCAAAGCCCAAACCCTCGACATTACAAACATCACCTTCCAAATAGCAGACGCAACAATCCTCCCATTTGAAGCAGATTCCTATGATGCAGTAATCAGCAGATTCTGCCTGATGTTTCTTCCGGATGTTTCTAAAGCAATGAGCGGGATTGCCCGTCTTTTAAAACCAAGGGGATATTTTGCAGCAGCAGTCTGGTCATCGGCTGATAAAAACCCTTTCCTTAAAATCCCTATGGATGCGCTCAGGAAATTTATTGAGCTTTCTCCGCCTGATCCGGAGCAGCCAGGACTTTTTCGTCTGGCCAAAACAGGAGAATTATTGGGAATTGCCGAACAAGCTGGGCTTCAGGGGTTGGCCGACGAGGAAATGACAGGAGAAGCGTCTTTTGAATCTGCGGATGAATATCTTGCAAGCCTTATGGACATGGCTGCGCCTCTCCAAGGGCTTTTTAATAAATTATCCCAGCCTCAGAGGGATGAGGCGCGGATAGAGATTAAGCGCACAGCAGATAAATACAAAAAAGGCGATAAAATTTTTCTTCCGATAGCGGTCCGGATAGTAGTTGCAAAAAAGCCATAAAGGCTGGGATATTGGAAATAGGGGGATGAGGAATATTATGTAGCAGGAGATACTATGGCAAAGATAATAATCATTGGCGCACCAACAGGCGGGCTTTCTGCTGCGTATGAGATAAAGGAGGGCGGTCAGGTAATGGTATTTTAATGAGCAAACTTTCTCCAACAGAATATGACGCATGGTACGAAACTCCGCTTGGCAGTCTGTGCGACAGGTTGGAAAAAGAAGCGATATTTGCGCTCTTTAAACCAAAGGGGCTTGTTTTAGATGTTGGCTGCGGCACAGGAAATTACACGTTGGAGATTGCAAGGCGCGGCGCAAAGGCTGTGGGTATTGATTTGTCGTTTGATATGGCCATTTTTGCAAAGACTCAGGCTGAAAGAGAAGGATTGAAGATGCATTTTGTTGTCGGAAGGATTGAGGCTATGCCGTTTAAGAAAGATGTCTTTGATGGTGTTTTAGGGGTGACAGCGCTCTGTTTTATATCCAATGCCGAAACAGCGATTGTTGAGATAAACAGGGTTATGAAAAAAGGCGGATTGGTTATTTTAGGGGAGCTTAATAGATTTAGCTACTGGGCATTATTACGGAGGATGGAGGGTTTATTTAAGAAATCAAGCTACAGAGGAGCAAGATTTTTCAGTTTGAAAAGAGCGCAAGGGCTTCTGCAGGAGTCTAGCTTCATAGATTTAAAATGGTCATCATGCATCTATTTCCCTCCGATAAACTTGCAGTTTTTTTTAAATCGTTACAAATTTTTTGAAGCTATAGGCAAGTTATTGTTTCCAAAAAGCAGCGCATTTATTGCGATAAGAGGGAGGAAATAATGGATTGGAAAATAATTGTCATAATCGCCCTTGTAATTATTATTGCGGCAAAATTCTGGAAACCCGGCGGTACTTGAAAAACTCCTCAAAAGTAACCGGTTCGGCTGCTGAAATATAAAAAAACTCACTATGATTGAAAAGGCTATAAGAAAATTAGTCATATTCTCAATAGACCATCCTAAAACCATAATCGGTCTTTTGCTGGCAATCACCATTATCTTTGCCATACAGTTTCCAAAAATCAAGATAGACACAGACCCTGAAAACATGCTTGAGATAGGCCAGCCTGACAGGGTCTTTTATTCTGAAGTAAAAAAGGATTTTGGCATCCATGATTTTATTGTCCTCGGAATTACAGATGAGCAGGGCATATTCCAGCCCGATACACTAACAAGGATTGAGCAAATCATTTCAGAGATATTAAAGATTAAAGGCGTAATAACCAAAGATGTAATAAGCCTAACCACCACTGACAATATAAAATCTAAAGATGATATTCTGGACATAAAACCAGCAGTTCACAAAATCCCTCAAACAAAAGAAGAATCGGATAACCTGCAAAAGGACATTGCAAACAATCCATTCCTCCATGAAAAGATTGTTTCGAAAGACGGCAAGGCAACTGCCATCTACATACCCATACAAAGAAAAGACATGAGTTATCAAATCGGCAAAGAGATAGAAACTATCCTTAAAAACAATCTTAAGCCGACCCAGAGATATTACCTTGCAGGACTCCCGATTGCAGAGGATACATTCGGTTATGAGATGTTCAAGCAAATGGCAATGGCAGCGCCTCTTGCAGGCATCGGGATTATGCTTATCCTTTACCTTACGCTTCGTAAAGTAAGTTTTATATTTATCCCGATGATGGATGCAATGCTTTCTATAATATGGGCAATGGGCGCTTTAATTGGTCTCGGGTTTACTGTTCATATTATGAGTTCCATGATTCCTATATTCCTGATGCCAATTGCCATCTTAAATGATGTCCATGTCTTAAGCGAATTTGTTGACCGTTATCCTCATATAAAGGATAAGCGCAAAACCCTTTTAGCTACAATGGAGGAACTATACATACCATCTTTTTATGCCCCTCTTACAACAGCAATAGGTTTTGCCTCCTTAGCCCTTGCCC
Proteins encoded in this region:
- the rlmN gene encoding 23S rRNA (adenine(2503)-C(2))-methyltransferase RlmN; this translates as MQNIKDLTLTEIEQCLTSLGEKSYKALQVFVWVFNRGVSSFGDMTDLSKELRGKLKENFYINQPKVFASEKSKDGTIKLLIELEDKNFIECVLIPEEDRLTLCISSQAGCSLDCGFCMTGKGGFIRNLKSSEMVDQVFAAQGIVSVDQRITNLVLMGMGEPLLNYDEVLKFLNIATHQKGLGFAPRRVTVSTSGIVPMIERLGKETKVNLAISINATTDEVRSRLMPINKKYPLKALLDTCKKYPAARNRHITVEYVLIEGVNDSMEDAKRLVRLLKGIRCKINLIPFNPFAGAEFKRPSDKAISIFHKILLDNNYTSIVRASKGQDISAACGQLNGKLKEKI
- a CDS encoding metalloregulator ArsR/SmtB family transcription factor, whose product is MKQLFSLHAEVCKTLANPKRLEIIYALKDGELSVGELVKRLGIPKANVSQHLAILRQRRVVASRREGVNIYCRISNPKIVKACGLMREFLMEQLNEAGKMVKMARGV
- a CDS encoding CoA-binding protein, with amino-acid sequence MEDVIRNILQRAKRIAVVGLSPKKDRPSYRVAEYLMANGYEIIPVNPNCAEVFGKKCYRSLTDVPGDVDVVDIFRKPEEVPPVVDDAISIRAGVVWMQEGIVNEEAARKAKNAGLDVVMDRCMLKEHRRLLKGG
- a CDS encoding methyltransferase domain-containing protein, with translation MSQIDVNQIIETQRQDWNRVAQAWEKWDQLLERNLAFVNYRLIGDARLRFGHHVMDIGCGTGYPALLAAQAVGSAGRVTGIDLAGEMLEVARRKAQTLDITNITFQIADATILPFEADSYDAVISRFCLMFLPDVSKAMSGIARLLKPRGYFAAAVWSSADKNPFLKIPMDALRKFIELSPPDPEQPGLFRLAKTGELLGIAEQAGLQGLADEEMTGEASFESADEYLASLMDMAAPLQGLFNKLSQPQRDEARIEIKRTADKYKKGDKIFLPIAVRIVVAKKP
- a CDS encoding class I SAM-dependent methyltransferase, with amino-acid sequence MSKLSPTEYDAWYETPLGSLCDRLEKEAIFALFKPKGLVLDVGCGTGNYTLEIARRGAKAVGIDLSFDMAIFAKTQAEREGLKMHFVVGRIEAMPFKKDVFDGVLGVTALCFISNAETAIVEINRVMKKGGLVILGELNRFSYWALLRRMEGLFKKSSYRGARFFSLKRAQGLLQESSFIDLKWSSCIYFPPINLQFFLNRYKFFEAIGKLLFPKSSAFIAIRGRK